One genomic segment of Coffea arabica cultivar ET-39 chromosome 6e, Coffea Arabica ET-39 HiFi, whole genome shotgun sequence includes these proteins:
- the LOC113696645 gene encoding senescence-specific cysteine protease SAG39-like, whose product MALRFSWKLSLTAFLMLAMMASQATSRSLNEASMTEKHEQWMAQHGRVYKDDAEKADRYKIFKENVNFIASFNKAGNRPYKLDINQFADLTNEEFRAARNKYKPWKVCESKSFMYENVSAVPASMDWRKKGAVTGVKDQGQCGCCWAFSAVAAMEGINQLTTGKLISLSEQELVDCDTAGEDEGCGGGLMDDAFKFIIKNKGLTTETNYPYQGTDGTCNANKEANHAAKITGYEDVPADSEAALLKAVANQPVSVAIDASGSAFQFYSSGVFTGDCGTELDHGVTAVGYGTSTDGTKYWLVKNSWGSSWGENGYIRMQRDIDAKEGLCGIAMQASYPTGLKC is encoded by the exons ATGGCTTTGAGATTTAGCTGGAAGCTTAGTCTGACTGCATTCTTAATGCTGGCAATGATGGCTTCTCAAGCCACATCGCGCAGCTTGAATGAAGCCTCAATGACTGAAAAACACGAGCAATGGATGGCTCAGCATGGACGCGTATACAAGGATGACGCAGAGAAGGCGGATAGATATAAGATATTCAAGGAAAATGTGAATTTCATAGCGTCTTTCAACAAAGCTGGAAATCGACCTTACAAGTTAGACATCAACCAATTTGCAGATTTGACAAATGAAGAATTCAGGGCAGCTCGAAATAAATACAAACCATGGAAAGTGTGCGAATCAAAATCATTTATGTATGAAAATGTCAGTGCAGTTCCAGCAAGTATGGACTGGAGAAAGAAAGGAGCTGTTACAGGAGTCAAGGATCAAGGCCAATGTG GATGCTGCTGGGCATTTTCAGCTGTTGCAGCCATGGAAGGAATCAACCAACTCACAACTGGTAAGTTGATCTCATTATCTGAGCAAGAGCTTGTTGATTGTGACACTGCTGGTGAAGATGAAGGCTGCGGTGGAGGACTCATGGACGATGCATTCAAGTTcatcatcaagaacaaaggcCTTACAACCGAAACAAATTACCCATATCAAGGAACTGATGGAACTTGCAATGCAAACAAGGAAGCTAACCATGCTGCAAAGATTACAGGTTACGAAGATGTCCCTGCAGATAGTGAGGCTGCACTTCTGAAGGCTGTGGCCAACCAACCTGTGTCAGTTGCCATTGATGCTAGTGGATCAGCATTCCAGTTCTACTCAAGCGGTGTTTTTACAGGCGATTGTGGGACTGAATTGGACCATGGTGTCACCGCAGTAGGTTATGGTACGAGTACTGATGGCACCAAGTATTGGCTAGTGAAGAATTCTTGGGGAAGCAGTTGGGGTGAGAATGGATACATCAGAATGCAGAGAGACATTGATGCCAAGGAAGGACTCTGTGGCATTGCCATGCAAGCTTCTTACCCTACCGGTctaaaatgttga